Proteins encoded by one window of Bacillus sp. DTU_2020_1000418_1_SI_GHA_SEK_038:
- a CDS encoding SulP family inorganic anion transporter, whose protein sequence is MKVLTTKEQWFGNVRGDILSGIVVALALIPEAIAFSIIAGVDPMVGLYASFCIAVTIAIFGGRPGMISAATGAMALLMVTLVADHGLQYLFAATILTGIFQILFGVLKLARFMKFIPRSVMVGFVNALAILIFMAQLEQFVGATWVMYAMVAGALAIIYLFPRITKAIPSPLVAIIVITLIAIMTKSDVRTVGDMGALSSALPTFIFPDVPLNFETLKIIFPYSIGLAIVGLLETLLTATIVDDMTDTASDKNRESRGQGIANIVAGFFGGMAGCAMIGQSVINVKSGGRGRLSALVAGTFLMFLILVLGKVVVQIPMAALVGVMIMVSIGTFDWSSIKGMAKIPVTDSIVMVTTVLTVVFTHNLSIGVFAGIILSAIFFVAKISKVHVTSKVVGDKKVYAVKGQVFFASVNELLSFIDFSSHDKNVEIDFSEAHVWDDSAVAAIDKIVLKLRENGSAVQLIGLNAPSSNLIERVAVHHKQGA, encoded by the coding sequence TTGAAAGTACTAACAACTAAAGAACAATGGTTTGGTAATGTTCGCGGAGATATTCTTTCTGGGATTGTTGTCGCATTAGCCCTAATACCAGAAGCGATTGCTTTCTCGATTATTGCCGGGGTCGATCCTATGGTTGGGCTTTATGCTTCTTTCTGTATTGCTGTTACGATTGCGATATTTGGAGGCAGACCAGGGATGATTTCCGCTGCAACAGGGGCGATGGCATTATTAATGGTTACACTTGTTGCTGATCATGGTTTGCAGTATTTGTTTGCTGCGACTATTTTAACGGGAATATTCCAAATTTTATTTGGCGTTCTTAAGTTAGCTCGTTTTATGAAGTTTATTCCGCGGTCAGTAATGGTAGGCTTTGTTAATGCATTGGCCATCTTGATTTTTATGGCTCAGCTAGAGCAATTTGTGGGAGCCACTTGGGTTATGTATGCAATGGTCGCTGGGGCACTTGCCATTATTTATCTTTTTCCAAGAATTACGAAGGCTATTCCTTCCCCGCTGGTGGCAATAATTGTTATTACACTCATTGCTATTATGACGAAGAGTGACGTTAGAACGGTAGGGGATATGGGGGCATTGAGCTCTGCCTTGCCAACCTTCATATTTCCAGACGTTCCTCTGAATTTTGAAACATTAAAAATTATTTTTCCTTATTCAATTGGTCTGGCGATTGTTGGTTTATTAGAAACATTACTAACTGCTACCATTGTAGATGACATGACAGATACGGCAAGTGATAAAAACCGCGAAAGCCGGGGGCAAGGGATTGCGAATATTGTGGCTGGATTTTTTGGCGGGATGGCTGGGTGTGCCATGATTGGCCAATCAGTCATTAATGTGAAATCTGGGGGAAGAGGAAGACTTTCTGCTCTTGTTGCCGGGACGTTTTTGATGTTCCTCATTTTAGTATTAGGAAAAGTTGTCGTTCAAATCCCAATGGCAGCCCTAGTCGGGGTCATGATTATGGTGTCTATTGGAACATTTGATTGGTCTTCTATTAAGGGGATGGCAAAGATTCCCGTTACGGATTCAATCGTAATGGTGACAACAGTGTTAACAGTTGTATTTACACATAATTTATCAATTGGAGTATTTGCGGGAATTATTTTAAGTGCGATTTTCTTCGTAGCAAAAATTTCAAAAGTCCATGTTACTTCTAAAGTGGTTGGGGATAAGAAAGTTTACGCCGTGAAGGGGCAAGTATTCTTTGCCTCTGTAAATGAATTGCTTTCTTTTATCGATTTTAGCAGTCATGATAAAAATGTGGAAATTGACTTCAGTGAAGCCCATGTATGGGATGATTCGGCTGTTGCAGCAATTGATAAAATAGTTTTAAAGCTAAGGGAAAACGGTTCGGCAGTTCAGCTTATTGGCTTGAATGCACCGAGCTCTAATTTAATCGAGCGGGTGGCTGTCCATCATAAGCAAGGAGCATAA
- a CDS encoding D-alanine--D-alanine ligase, with product MKTKVGLLYGGKSAEHEVSMQTAMAVIKALDLEKFEIYPIYISKDGQWNKGPQLHGPVTNVKELAFSNMEALAPTALAPAMFKANEAEKSTFDVIFPLLHGPNGEDGTVQGLLELLNLPYVGNGVLSSSAGMDKVIMKNIFAQAGLPQVKYVWFIRGEWEKSNEDAYQKVEDELGYPCFVKPANLGSSVGISKCSNRTELEKAFAEAFQFDRKIIIEEGVTAREIEAGVLGNDNPECSVAGEIVPKKEFYDYKAKYEDGNTALIIPAEISDSEYNELKEMAIRAFKALDCSGLVRADFFLTREGKWYINEVNTMPGFTPFSMFPLLWKHTGVEYPQLIERLVNLAIERHAEKQHIKYTME from the coding sequence ATGAAAACAAAAGTCGGGCTTTTATACGGCGGTAAATCTGCTGAACATGAAGTTTCAATGCAAACAGCTATGGCTGTCATTAAAGCGTTAGATTTAGAGAAGTTTGAAATATATCCTATTTATATATCAAAGGACGGACAATGGAATAAAGGGCCACAGCTGCACGGACCCGTTACGAACGTAAAGGAACTGGCATTTTCTAATATGGAGGCATTAGCGCCAACAGCACTAGCACCAGCTATGTTTAAAGCAAATGAAGCGGAAAAAAGCACATTTGATGTCATTTTCCCGCTTTTGCATGGTCCAAATGGCGAAGATGGTACAGTTCAAGGACTCCTTGAGCTTCTTAATCTACCTTATGTTGGGAATGGCGTTCTCTCCTCTTCTGCAGGAATGGATAAGGTAATCATGAAAAATATCTTTGCCCAGGCTGGTCTTCCCCAAGTAAAATATGTTTGGTTTATTCGTGGTGAATGGGAAAAGTCGAATGAGGATGCTTATCAGAAGGTTGAAGATGAACTAGGCTATCCATGCTTCGTTAAACCGGCAAACCTCGGCTCAAGTGTAGGAATTAGTAAATGTTCGAACAGAACGGAGCTCGAAAAGGCATTTGCTGAAGCATTCCAATTTGACCGAAAAATTATTATCGAAGAGGGAGTGACAGCAAGAGAAATTGAAGCAGGCGTCCTTGGGAATGACAACCCTGAGTGCTCCGTTGCTGGTGAAATTGTACCGAAGAAAGAATTCTATGATTATAAGGCAAAATATGAAGATGGAAACACAGCTCTTATTATCCCTGCAGAAATTTCAGATTCTGAGTATAACGAGCTTAAGGAAATGGCGATTCGGGCATTTAAAGCGTTAGATTGTTCCGGACTTGTAAGAGCGGACTTCTTTTTAACAAGAGAAGGAAAATGGTATATCAATGAGGTTAATACTATGCCTGGATTTACACCATTTAGCATGTTCCCTCTTCTTTGGAAGCATACTGGGGTTGAGTATCCTCAGCTTATCGAGCGCCTTGTGAATTTAGCTATTGAAAGACATGCGGAAAAGCAGCATATTAAATATACGATGGAATAA
- a CDS encoding UDP-N-acetylmuramoyl-tripeptide--D-alanyl-D-alanine ligase: MITKSVKEVFEMINIENDISSFQDTVISGVSIDTRKIQPGNLFVPFKGENFDGHRFVEEAINKGAAAALWQKDVPNPPLHLPILIVENTLLALQELARNYRHMLGVRIVGVTGSNGKTTTKDMTANLLSIKYKVHKTEGNFNNEIGLPLTILDLDGDTEIAVLEMGMSSRGEIDFLTRLAEPEAAIITNIGESHLLDLGSREGIAEAKLEIIHGLQENGVIAYYGDEPLLDEKLSDYKGNVKIRTFGRSGRNDIYPVDIEQNDIGSTFRTNVADIEFKLPVLGTHNVLNALAAMTVASHFGVPFDRMNEGFSKLRLTNMRTELLQGKKGEKIINDAYNASPTSMHAAIELLSHLPGYKNKILVLGDMLELGPQEKEFHLKMGESIDPEKIDYVFTFGKLGEWIAEGAKTKLPASRVFAFAEKQPLIEKLEKLVDKETIVLVKASRGMQLEDIVAALQ, from the coding sequence ATGATAACAAAAAGTGTTAAAGAAGTTTTCGAGATGATTAATATTGAAAATGATATCTCTAGTTTTCAGGATACGGTTATAAGCGGTGTAAGTATTGATACGAGGAAAATACAGCCGGGCAATTTATTTGTTCCTTTTAAAGGTGAGAATTTCGATGGTCATCGCTTTGTGGAGGAGGCAATTAATAAGGGTGCTGCAGCAGCCCTTTGGCAGAAGGATGTACCAAATCCGCCATTGCATTTGCCGATTTTAATAGTTGAAAATACACTGCTCGCTTTACAAGAGCTTGCAAGAAATTACCGACATATGCTCGGTGTTCGCATTGTTGGAGTGACAGGCAGCAATGGTAAAACAACAACAAAGGACATGACAGCTAATTTGCTGTCAATTAAATATAAAGTCCATAAAACAGAAGGAAATTTTAATAATGAAATCGGTTTGCCGTTAACGATACTTGATCTTGATGGGGATACGGAGATTGCTGTCCTTGAGATGGGGATGAGCAGTAGAGGGGAAATCGATTTTCTAACGCGGTTGGCTGAGCCTGAGGCTGCGATTATTACAAATATCGGTGAGTCCCACCTACTCGATCTTGGGTCAAGAGAGGGAATTGCAGAAGCGAAGCTAGAAATTATTCATGGACTGCAGGAAAATGGGGTAATTGCATATTATGGTGATGAACCACTGCTGGATGAAAAGCTATCTGACTATAAAGGCAATGTTAAGATTAGAACTTTTGGCAGAAGTGGCAGGAATGATATATATCCAGTAGATATAGAACAAAATGATATCGGAAGCACTTTTAGAACAAATGTTGCGGATATAGAATTTAAGCTTCCGGTTCTTGGAACTCATAATGTATTAAATGCGTTGGCAGCTATGACGGTTGCTAGTCATTTTGGGGTTCCGTTCGATCGAATGAATGAAGGCTTCTCGAAGCTGAGGCTAACAAATATGAGAACCGAGCTTTTGCAAGGCAAAAAAGGCGAAAAAATAATAAATGATGCTTATAATGCGAGCCCAACCTCCATGCATGCAGCGATCGAACTCCTTTCGCATCTCCCAGGGTACAAAAATAAAATTCTTGTTCTGGGCGATATGCTTGAATTAGGGCCACAAGAAAAGGAATTTCATTTAAAAATGGGTGAATCAATTGACCCTGAAAAAATCGACTACGTCTTTACGTTTGGGAAGCTAGGAGAATGGATTGCAGAAGGCGCCAAAACAAAATTGCCTGCCAGTCGAGTTTTCGCATTTGCTGAAAAACAGCCTCTCATTGAAAAACTTGAAAAGCTTGTTGATAAGGAAACGATTGTATTAGTAAAGGCGTCAAGAGGTATGCAGCTTGAAGATATTGTTGCGGCACTTCAATAG
- a CDS encoding globin-coupled sensor protein, producing the protein MISIPFKSLIANEKGALSLFKRRNREQAVYQEDSLNNKSFVSHAVDELKGSKEYSQLLFLGLSDMDIENLVQIRPIIEKNATDIVDNFYMKVQALPNLFEIIQQHSSIERLKQTFIQYLLDMVSGEIGEEYVNRRKVIGHVHNQIGLSPQWYLGAYTLLQNEIHSVLMKEFHSSEKVYTYYSSFQRLCSFDMQIAIETYIESYTSSMLKLGEIEEFQTSLKDSSATLAASVEETTSTIADKEIVVEQMRGEILEIQVSSKHMITHVEEGKQEASNALSKVDRVVEIIDTTKAVAKELSESSAQIGQIVNSIRGISNQTNILSLNAAIEAARAGAHGKGFSIVAQEVRKLAHQTEEALDHIQGQIKATQITIEKFEHSFQYIVGEINIYRDANLNIIKILEKFDESVQLTDTRIGHFSDYVNEFKKAFADISIASQEIAEMAEQLSGMNHELADKFNR; encoded by the coding sequence TTGATTAGTATTCCTTTCAAGTCATTGATAGCAAATGAAAAAGGGGCTCTAAGCCTTTTTAAAAGAAGGAATAGGGAACAAGCAGTATATCAAGAGGATTCTTTGAACAACAAAAGTTTTGTTAGTCATGCTGTTGATGAATTAAAAGGCAGCAAAGAATATTCTCAACTATTATTTTTAGGATTATCAGACATGGATATTGAGAATCTTGTACAGATACGTCCTATTATTGAAAAAAATGCCACGGATATAGTTGATAACTTTTATATGAAAGTTCAAGCATTGCCTAATTTATTCGAAATTATTCAGCAGCATTCATCAATTGAACGTTTAAAACAAACGTTTATACAGTATTTACTTGATATGGTCTCAGGGGAAATAGGAGAAGAATATGTGAATCGGCGGAAGGTTATTGGCCATGTTCATAACCAGATAGGCTTATCTCCACAATGGTATTTGGGTGCATACACATTGCTCCAAAACGAAATACATTCTGTGTTAATGAAGGAATTTCATTCAAGTGAAAAGGTATATACATATTATTCTTCATTTCAGCGGCTCTGTTCCTTTGACATGCAAATAGCAATAGAAACTTATATTGAATCGTATACGTCATCGATGCTGAAGCTTGGTGAAATTGAAGAGTTCCAAACTAGCTTAAAAGATTCCTCTGCTACTTTGGCGGCAAGTGTTGAAGAGACAACATCCACCATTGCAGATAAGGAAATCGTTGTCGAGCAAATGCGTGGAGAAATACTTGAGATTCAAGTTTCATCGAAGCACATGATTACACATGTAGAGGAAGGAAAGCAAGAAGCGTCAAATGCCTTATCTAAGGTTGATCGAGTTGTCGAAATAATTGATACAACGAAAGCAGTAGCAAAGGAACTCAGTGAAAGTTCTGCACAAATCGGACAGATAGTTAATTCAATTCGAGGGATTTCTAACCAAACGAATATTCTTTCATTGAATGCGGCTATAGAAGCGGCTCGAGCAGGAGCACATGGAAAAGGATTTTCAATAGTAGCACAGGAAGTAAGGAAGTTGGCTCATCAAACAGAAGAAGCACTTGATCACATCCAAGGACAAATTAAAGCGACACAAATAACGATTGAAAAATTTGAACATAGCTTTCAATATATTGTTGGAGAAATAAATATATACAGGGATGCTAACCTCAATATTATTAAGATTTTAGAGAAATTCGATGAGAGTGTACAATTGACAGACACAAGAATCGGTCATTTTAGTGATTATGTGAATGAATTCAAAAAGGCGTTTGCAGATATTTCGATCGCTTCACAAGAAATTGCCGAAATGGCTGAACAATTGAGCGGAATGAATCATGAATTAGCTGATAAGTTTAACAGATAA
- a CDS encoding alpha/beta hydrolase, with protein MIGCLCIHGFTGAPFEVEPLVTYLKKRTNWEIAVPTLPGHGDTLSLKGIEYKNWIEHAEQELQQLIEKCETVYVIGFSMGGLIASYLAVHYPVTKLVLLSAAAYYVNPKQLLLDIGEMAKDAFRGRLTENEMFMRYKRKILATPITATLQFRRLVAATRPILSKIEIPTLIAQGECDGVVPPKSAQYLYHRIGTSAKKLIYLKESKHLICHCEERENLFSEIYHFLLKREPA; from the coding sequence GTGATTGGGTGTTTATGTATTCATGGTTTTACGGGGGCACCTTTTGAAGTAGAGCCGCTTGTAACCTATTTAAAGAAACGGACGAATTGGGAAATTGCAGTCCCGACACTTCCTGGACATGGAGATACGTTAAGTTTAAAAGGGATTGAATATAAAAATTGGATAGAACATGCTGAACAGGAATTGCAGCAGCTCATAGAGAAGTGTGAGACTGTATATGTCATTGGATTTTCAATGGGCGGTTTGATTGCGAGTTACTTAGCTGTCCATTATCCTGTGACGAAATTGGTGTTACTTAGTGCAGCCGCCTATTATGTAAATCCAAAGCAGCTGCTTTTAGATATTGGTGAGATGGCGAAAGACGCTTTTCGCGGCAGATTAACAGAAAATGAAATGTTTATGAGATATAAAAGAAAAATATTAGCTACTCCTATTACGGCAACTCTCCAATTCCGGAGGCTCGTGGCTGCCACAAGGCCGATTTTGAGCAAAATAGAAATTCCGACCCTCATCGCTCAAGGGGAGTGTGACGGGGTTGTTCCGCCAAAAAGTGCGCAATATCTTTATCACAGGATTGGGACTTCGGCGAAGAAGCTCATTTATCTTAAAGAGTCAAAACATCTCATATGCCATTGTGAGGAAAGAGAAAATCTTTTTTCCGAAATTTATCACTTTTTATTGAAGAGGGAACCTGCATAA
- a CDS encoding DEAD/DEAH box helicase yields MTKFQDLGISPATMKSLKRMGFEEATPIQAQTIPLSLENKDLIGQAQTGTGKTAAFGIPMIDKIDYEKDVIQGIIIAPTRELAIQVSEELYKIGYGKRTRVLAIYGGQDIHRQIRALKNRPHIIVGTPGRILDHINRKTLRLENVQTVILDEADEMLNMGFIEDIEAILSQIPEERQTLLFSATMPPPIQRMAERFMKDPQIVRVKTKEVTVPLIEQYYLEVQERSKFDILTRLLDIQSPELAIVFGRTKRRVDELAEALNLRGYNAEGIHGDLSQAKRISVLRKFKEGSIDVLVATDVAARGLDISGVTHVYNFDIPQDPESYVHRIGRTGRAGKSGMAMTFITPREKSYLQVVERTTKRKMEKMKPPTLDEALEGQQKAVMERILQSVESNNLQYYKQAAEELLEQQDATIIVQAVLKMLTKEPDTTPVKLTEEKPLPVKRDRRQDDRGKSYGGQRGRQSAPVRSRQGSSGKRYSNNNSNRSGSNNYR; encoded by the coding sequence GTGACAAAGTTTCAAGATCTGGGAATTAGCCCTGCAACGATGAAATCCCTGAAGCGAATGGGATTTGAAGAAGCTACACCAATTCAAGCGCAAACGATCCCATTAAGCTTGGAAAATAAAGATTTAATCGGACAAGCACAAACGGGTACTGGAAAAACAGCTGCGTTTGGAATACCAATGATTGATAAAATAGATTATGAAAAAGATGTCATCCAAGGAATTATTATTGCCCCTACTCGTGAGCTAGCGATCCAAGTTTCTGAGGAATTATATAAAATTGGCTATGGAAAAAGAACGAGGGTACTTGCCATTTATGGCGGGCAAGATATTCACCGTCAAATCCGCGCTTTAAAAAACCGCCCTCATATTATTGTAGGAACGCCTGGAAGAATATTGGATCATATCAACCGCAAAACATTGCGTCTTGAGAATGTTCAAACAGTTATTTTAGATGAGGCAGATGAAATGTTGAATATGGGCTTTATTGAGGACATAGAAGCGATTCTTTCTCAAATCCCAGAGGAGCGCCAAACGTTGTTGTTCTCAGCTACGATGCCGCCTCCAATTCAAAGAATGGCTGAACGGTTTATGAAGGACCCTCAGATTGTTCGTGTAAAGACAAAAGAAGTAACAGTTCCTTTAATTGAACAATACTATCTGGAAGTACAAGAGAGAAGCAAGTTTGATATTTTGACAAGACTTCTTGATATTCAATCGCCAGAGCTTGCTATCGTGTTCGGACGAACAAAGCGCCGTGTCGATGAGCTTGCAGAAGCATTAAACCTAAGAGGTTATAACGCGGAAGGCATTCACGGGGACTTAAGCCAGGCGAAACGCATTTCTGTTCTAAGGAAATTTAAAGAGGGCTCAATTGATGTTCTTGTTGCGACTGATGTGGCAGCCCGCGGATTGGACATCTCTGGAGTTACGCATGTTTATAACTTTGATATTCCGCAGGACCCTGAAAGTTATGTACATAGAATTGGGCGTACAGGACGTGCAGGAAAGTCAGGAATGGCAATGACCTTTATCACTCCAAGAGAAAAGTCTTACTTACAGGTCGTTGAAAGAACAACAAAAAGAAAAATGGAAAAAATGAAGCCGCCGACATTAGATGAGGCTCTAGAAGGACAGCAAAAAGCGGTTATGGAGCGTATTCTGCAATCGGTGGAATCGAATAACCTTCAATACTATAAACAGGCAGCAGAAGAATTGTTGGAGCAGCAGGATGCAACGATTATTGTTCAGGCTGTATTAAAAATGCTGACGAAGGAACCTGACACAACTCCTGTTAAGTTAACGGAAGAAAAACCATTGCCTGTAAAAAGGGATCGCAGACAAGACGATCGCGGAAAATCTTACGGAGGCCAAAGAGGCAGACAGAGTGCGCCGGTAAGGTCTCGCCAAGGTTCATCAGGAAAACGCTACAGCAATAATAACAGCAATCGAAGCGGTTCTAATAATTATCGTTAA
- a CDS encoding VOC family protein: MKGQATPYLTFNGNAREALEYYKEVFEGEILNLQTFGDADYPTPPEADNRIMHAQFRKDDLFFMASDSFSDGDVQIGNNISLVLEFESEDEIQRVYDRLSNKGTVLMELQDTFWGAKYAKVKDAFGTVWDLNMTKA, from the coding sequence ATGAAAGGCCAAGCAACACCCTATTTAACATTCAACGGAAATGCAAGGGAAGCACTAGAATATTATAAAGAAGTATTCGAAGGTGAGATTTTAAATTTACAAACCTTTGGCGATGCGGATTACCCAACTCCACCAGAAGCTGATAATCGGATTATGCACGCACAATTTAGAAAAGATGATTTATTTTTTATGGCTTCCGATTCCTTTTCAGATGGCGATGTTCAAATCGGCAATAATATTTCGCTAGTTCTTGAGTTCGAATCAGAAGATGAAATCCAAAGGGTTTATGACCGCTTAAGTAATAAAGGTACTGTTTTAATGGAGCTTCAAGATACATTTTGGGGAGCGAAATATGCAAAAGTGAAGGATGCCTTTGGAACAGTGTGGGATTTGAACATGACAAAGGCTTAA
- a CDS encoding PH domain-containing protein — MVLEPQSRISERGLTVWRISGGIHSFFSLLLTGGVIALTIVFNWPMWIIAVALILFAIDMYLVIVLIPTMRWKRWRYEVRENEIELQHGVFVIKRTLVPMIRVQHVDTRQGPILRKYCLATVAISTAATVHEIPALDMDEAEELRFFISKLARVADEDV; from the coding sequence ATGGTTTTAGAACCGCAAAGCAGGATATCTGAAAGAGGACTAACGGTCTGGAGGATTTCCGGTGGAATTCATTCGTTTTTTTCATTATTGCTAACTGGTGGAGTTATAGCTCTTACCATTGTATTTAATTGGCCAATGTGGATTATTGCCGTTGCCCTTATATTGTTTGCCATTGATATGTATTTAGTGATAGTGCTCATCCCTACTATGAGATGGAAGCGTTGGCGCTATGAGGTTAGGGAAAATGAAATCGAGCTTCAGCATGGAGTGTTCGTCATAAAAAGGACTCTCGTTCCGATGATTAGAGTTCAGCATGTTGATACCCGGCAAGGACCGATTTTGCGAAAATATTGCTTAGCCACTGTGGCCATTTCCACTGCTGCAACTGTACATGAAATTCCGGCATTGGATATGGATGAGGCAGAGGAGCTAAGGTTTTTTATTTCGAAGCTAGCAAGGGTGGCTGATGAAGATGTCTGA
- a CDS encoding PH domain-containing protein: MSEPKRLHPISAVVNFLKQLKELIIPFLVFVVFGSRDGNIQLIISVVVIVFILIIGIISWLRFTYRLEEGELRIEYGVFVRKKRYIPFDRIQSLDLSEGILHRPFGLVRVKVETAGPSSKGEAEAMLTAISKEEANQIQHILFSAKNEKKEFDAVVSVEDDQGKTLYKITPAELLLMASTSGGAGVVFSACFAFIFQFEEMIPYERLFKGFRDVISNGVLFVSILVFIGFLIAWVAALVGTMVKYAGFTVRNEGKDLIITRGLLEKRQLTIPLHRIQAIRISENLIRQPLGFGTVFIESAGGSAIDQESARVMLLPIIKKDRIAKILAPYLNGYLFESGIQSAPRRALKRYMFRGFLYSLPIAAVPVIFFRPWGYLALLFVLLSIAWAFVKYKDAGWGIDELQLTLRYRAVNKTTVFMNRNRIQSLNMKESYFQRGKELGTVTAVVMSGSGGTGGTVVDLEKQDINDIYKWYSYTK, from the coding sequence ATGTCTGAGCCGAAAAGACTCCACCCTATTTCTGCAGTTGTGAACTTCTTAAAGCAATTGAAAGAATTAATTATCCCATTTCTTGTTTTTGTTGTATTTGGAAGCAGGGATGGGAATATTCAACTTATTATTTCAGTTGTTGTTATTGTATTCATACTAATCATAGGAATAATATCCTGGCTAAGATTCACGTACCGGCTAGAAGAAGGAGAGCTCAGGATAGAATACGGTGTATTTGTTCGAAAGAAAAGATATATCCCATTTGACCGGATTCAGAGTCTTGATTTATCGGAAGGAATTTTGCATCGTCCATTTGGTCTTGTAAGAGTGAAGGTGGAAACGGCTGGGCCAAGCAGCAAAGGAGAAGCTGAAGCAATGCTAACCGCCATTTCAAAAGAAGAGGCGAATCAAATTCAGCACATTCTTTTTTCGGCAAAAAATGAAAAAAAAGAATTCGATGCAGTGGTTTCTGTTGAAGACGATCAGGGGAAAACACTTTATAAAATTACCCCGGCAGAGCTCCTGCTTATGGCGTCTACCTCTGGAGGTGCTGGTGTTGTTTTCTCAGCGTGTTTTGCTTTCATTTTCCAATTCGAAGAAATGATCCCTTATGAAAGACTATTTAAGGGGTTTCGGGATGTTATTTCAAACGGAGTCCTTTTTGTAAGCATTCTAGTATTTATTGGCTTCTTGATTGCATGGGTTGCTGCTTTAGTAGGGACCATGGTAAAGTATGCCGGATTTACTGTAAGGAATGAAGGGAAGGATCTTATCATAACGCGAGGCCTTTTAGAAAAGCGTCAGCTGACTATCCCGTTACATCGGATTCAAGCCATTCGAATATCGGAAAATTTAATTAGACAGCCTCTTGGATTTGGAACCGTTTTTATAGAAAGTGCAGGCGGGTCTGCTATTGATCAGGAAAGTGCGCGGGTGATGTTGCTTCCAATCATCAAAAAAGATCGCATTGCTAAAATATTAGCTCCTTATTTAAATGGTTATTTATTTGAGTCCGGTATTCAATCTGCACCTAGGAGGGCACTTAAACGATATATGTTTAGAGGGTTTCTGTATAGCTTACCGATAGCGGCAGTACCCGTCATCTTTTTCAGACCTTGGGGGTACTTAGCGCTATTGTTCGTTCTCTTATCTATTGCTTGGGCGTTTGTAAAGTATAAAGATGCTGGCTGGGGAATTGATGAGCTGCAGCTGACTTTAAGGTATCGTGCAGTGAATAAAACAACTGTTTTTATGAATAGAAACCGGATTCAGTCATTGAATATGAAAGAAAGCTATTTTCAGAGGGGGAAAGAGCTTGGGACTGTTACTGCGGTTGTCATGTCTGGATCTGGCGGAACAGGCGGTACAGTTGTCGATTTAGAAAAACAGGATATAAACGATATATATAAATGGTATTCCTATACAAAATAA
- a CDS encoding rhomboid family intramembrane serine protease — protein MFTRTESFKEFLRYYPIISIIIAIHIILYFLSVFPLLPNLWLYEHFAGVNLYIAEGEYWRLATPILLHGDLPHMLFNSFSLVLFGPALERMLGKGKFIFVYFMAGIAANVATLILEPLTYIHVGSSGAIFGLFGYYASVIMYRKDLMSKANSQLILTITIIALIMTFLQPNINVTAHLFGLLAGFLLGLALLPHKQRPNIRFNFNLGKKHPASFKGVSAPKLIIWCGIIILAIVGLLFR, from the coding sequence ATGTTTACACGGACAGAAAGCTTTAAAGAATTTCTGCGATATTATCCAATCATTTCAATCATTATTGCCATTCATATTATTCTTTACTTCCTATCAGTTTTCCCTTTGCTCCCCAATTTATGGCTTTATGAACATTTCGCTGGGGTAAACCTTTATATTGCTGAGGGGGAATACTGGCGTCTTGCCACACCGATTCTCCTGCATGGCGATTTGCCGCACATGCTTTTTAATAGCTTTTCCCTTGTCCTTTTTGGACCTGCCTTAGAACGTATGCTGGGAAAGGGAAAATTCATTTTTGTATATTTCATGGCCGGAATAGCCGCTAATGTGGCTACGCTAATTTTGGAGCCCTTAACCTATATACATGTCGGTTCAAGCGGAGCTATCTTCGGGCTGTTCGGATATTATGCTTCTGTCATTATGTATAGGAAAGATTTAATGTCAAAGGCAAATTCTCAACTCATATTGACTATCACCATTATCGCCTTGATTATGACGTTTTTGCAGCCAAATATCAATGTTACGGCCCATTTATTCGGTCTGCTAGCTGGTTTTCTGTTAGGTTTAGCCTTGCTGCCACATAAGCAAAGACCAAACATAAGATTCAACTTTAACTTAGGAAAAAAACATCCCGCATCTTTCAAAGGGGTATCAGCTCCAAAATTAATAATATGGTGCGGCATTATCATTTTAGCGATAGTAGGATTACTATTCAGGTAA